The genomic region GGACAAGAAAAAGGAAGTTGTGCTCGTGGAAGGCCAATGCGTCCACGCTGACACTTGTCCGCTGAGTCACGTGCAGGCCGGCGTAACCGTCTGCATCAAGGAACTCGCCACCGAACCGGACCTGACCAGCCGCCTGCGCGAAATGGGCCTGGGCGAGGAGCGTCAGGTCAGGCTTGTCAGCCACGCGACGAACATCATTTGCGAAGTGTGCAACGCGCGGCTGGGCATCTCCCGGCAACTCGCCGAAAAAATCATGGTCCAACCCATGAACGGTTCGGCCAAATCCAGATCCTGAACCATGACTGACGCCCTCCAACCGCTGAGTGCGTTGGCGGTCGGAATGCCGGCCGTCG from Verrucomicrobiia bacterium harbors:
- a CDS encoding FeoA family protein; this translates as MRQKDKKKEVVLVEGQCVHADTCPLSHVQAGVTVCIKELATEPDLTSRLREMGLGEERQVRLVSHATNIICEVCNARLGISRQLAEKIMVQPMNGSAKSRS